Proteins from a genomic interval of Schistocerca piceifrons isolate TAMUIC-IGC-003096 chromosome 3, iqSchPice1.1, whole genome shotgun sequence:
- the LOC124787842 gene encoding aromatic-L-amino-acid decarboxylase-like, whose protein sequence is MDSAEFRVRGKEMVDYICEYMETLGSRRVTPSIEPGYLRPLLPEEAPQEPEDWENIMRDVDSKIMPGVTHWQHPRFHAYFPSGNSYPSILGDMLSDAIGCIGFSWASSPACQELETIVLDWFGKAIGLPKTFISSAEGSKGGGVIQSSASECILVAMLAARTQAIRVLKAQARDPDAEDSVFLPRLIAYCSREAHSCVEKAAMISLVKLRVLEPDENGSLRGETLRKALEEDVADGRVPFFVSTTVGTTSSCAFDNLMELGPVCKEYDTIWMHVDGAYAGNAFICPELRYLMSGIHYADSFNTNTNKWLLVNFDCSCMWVRDRIRLTSAMVVDPLYLQHDHSNQAIDYRHWGIPLSRRFRSLKLWFVLRRYGISGLQSYIRRHCRLAKHFEELVNKDNRFEVMNDVKLGLVCFRLKGTDRINQDLLAAVNASGKLHMIPSVVKGKYTIRFCVVAEHANEADIEHAWEVIQEHAKDQLEALHIEKLPSPTEVAPGKGGNPRKLTRRFSFTRSVSREVFKRSMSRSSLHDGATPIIVPEDDDYIDADDVFNSIPIKEE, encoded by the exons ATGGACAGCGCCGAGTTCCGGGTACGCGGCAAGGAGATGGTGGACTACATCTGCGAATACATGGAGACTCTGGGGTCCCGGCGCGTCACACCCAGCATCGAACCGGGCTACCTGCGACCACTGCTGCCGGAGGAGGCTCCGCAGGAACCGGAGGACTGGGAGAACATCATGCGGGACGTCGACTCTAAGATCATGCCCGGG GTGACACACTGGCAACACCCCAGGTTCCACGCGTACTTCCCGTCTGGCAACTCGTATCCTTCAATTCTCGGAGACATGTTGTCCGATGCTATCGGCTGCATTGGATTCTCATGG GCTTCAAGCCCAGCCTGTCAGGAGCTGGAGACTATCGTTCTGGACTGGTTCG GCAAGGCTATTGGTCTTCCCAAGACTTTCATATCGAGCGCGGAAGGCAGTAAAGGAGGAGGAGTCATACAG TCGTCTGCGAGCGAGTGCATCCTGGTGGCGATGTTGGCGGCGCGCACGCAGGCCATCCGCGTGCTGAAGGCGCAAGCGCGCGATCCGGACGCCGAGGACAGCGTGTTCCTGCCGCGGCTGATCGCCTACTGCTCCCGGGAGGCGCACTCATGCGTCGAGAAGGCCGCCATGATCAGCCTCGTCAAGCTCCGCGTGCTTGAGCCCGACGAGAACGGCAGCCTGCGAGGCGAGACGCTCAGGAAG GCTCTGGAGGAGGACGTGGCCGACGGAAGGGTGCCTTTCTTCGTGTCGACGACGGTGGGCACCACGTCCAGCTGCGCGTTCGACAACCTGATGGAGTTGGGCCCCGTCTGCAAGGAGTACGACACCATCTGGATGCACGTGGACGGCGCGTACGCCGGGAACGCCTTCATCTGCCCCGAGCTGCGCTATCTCATGAGTGGCATCCACTACGCCGACTCGttcaacaccaacaccaacaagtGGCTGCTCGTCAACTTCGACTGCTCGTGCATGTGGGTGCGCGACCGCATCCGGCTAACGTCAGCCATGGTGGTGGACCCGCTGTACCTGCAGCACGACCACTCCAACCAGGCCATCGACTATCGCCACTGGGGCATCCCGCTGTCGCGGCGCTTCCGCTCGCTCAAGCTGTGGTTCGTGCTGCGCCGCTACGGCATCAGCGGCCTGCAGAGCTACATCCGCAGGCACTGCCGCCTCGCCAAGCACTTCGAGGAGCTCGTCAACAAGGACAACCGTTTCGAGGTCATGAACGATGTCAAG TTGGGCCTTGTCTGCTTCCGACTGAAGGGCACAGACAGAATCAACCAAGATCTGCTGGCAGCTGTAAATGCTTCGGGGAAGTTGCACATGATCCCTTCCGTCGTCAAGGGGAAGTACACCATCCGCTTCTGCGTTGTCGCTGAACACGCCAACGAGGCCGATATTG AGCACGCGTGGGAGGTGATCCAGGAGCACGCCAAGGACCAACTGGAGGCACTGCACATCGAGAAGCTGCCGTCGCCGACGGAGGTGGCGCCCGGCAAGGGCGGCAACCCGCGCAAGCTGACGCGCCGATTCAGCTTCACGCGCAGCGTCTCGCGCGAGGTCTTCAAGCGCTCCATGTCGCGCTCCAGCCTGCACGACGGCGCCACGCCCATCATCGTGCCCGaggacgacgactacatcgacgCCGACGACGTCTTCAACTCCATCCCCATCAAGGAGGAATGA